In a genomic window of Salminus brasiliensis chromosome 12, fSalBra1.hap2, whole genome shotgun sequence:
- the LOC140574539 gene encoding uncharacterized protein, with protein sequence MGRLDDAAKRKVVELREAGLSFRKIKAVLELENIKVSAQAIYLFLKEFHGRSRPKDSTSGNSGPASASGLALARDVGLSEVRQSGWSEQQLRSLLREASRITSYPSPTDSSGQSGVPHDSRAQSSGTGTAGQEQQEGDGKDEDVRIVSVTSLVQNTQHGSINTVRSGISTGTMAAGLSRRRYTPSPANPVLVARKRLLDKALFHRARVRDSGPQSGPQTVSLLRNQSCFTGSEGRKVLLPQTASFDLTTTRPPHVRGLHPGANPFRRGILQRGNMPTRSPQQQPRIGIRLPTPTQSSATPQNASSSIRAPTSQPSPPCQQSSVDTGMSSGLQEQVKCLASEIRSLGLALRVIVEQQGRLEREQSQQTQVQKQILSTLQELASKLGPCNLQHTPASTMPSCPFSSASFSQTTFTTSQSSYSSCSQAQPRYNEIDGSGLENIEQFSLDSLSSATINGFQPCSTSDTLSFTQTHTPTFTQSQAQTYTPDVLSYTQSHTDTFTGMDNKSVSTSTEGTFQTSSSSAQSSAQPISPHDAQLTIIKVENV encoded by the exons ATGGGCAGGCTGGATGACGCTGCCAAGCGCAAGGTAGTGGAACTTCGGGAAGCAGGTCTGAGCTTCCGCAAAATCAAAGCTGTCTTGGAACTTGAGAACATCAAGGTGTCCGCGCAggccatctacctcttcttgaAGGAGTTTCACGGAAGGAGCCGGCCAAAAGACTCCACATCTGGGAACAGTGGACCTGCATCAGCTTCAGGGTTGGCACTGGCAAGAGATGTGGGCCTCAGCGAAGTGAGGCAAAGCGGCTGGAGTGAGCAGCAACTGAGGAGTCTACTGCGAGAGGCCTCCCGCATCACAAGCTACCCATCTCCCACTGACTCTTCAGGGCAGAGCGGGGTACCTCATGATTCCAGGGCACAGTCCTCTGGTACAGGGACGGCAGGCCAAGAGCAGCAAGAGGGAGATGGGAAGGATGAGGATGTACGTATCGTCAGTGTCACCTCACTGGTGCAGAACACCCAACATGGGAGCATTAATACAGTGCGCTCAGGGATTAGCACAGGAACAATGGCTGCGGGTCTTTCAAGGAGAAGATACACTCCCTCACCGGCCAACCCTGTTCTTGTGGCTCGGAAAAGACTCCTAGATAAAGCTCTTTTCCACAGGGCAAGG gTAAGGGACAGTGGACCTCAGTCTGGCCCACAGACGGTATCATTATTGAGAAATCAGTCTTGTTTCACTGGCTCTGAAGGAAGGAAAGTCCTGTTACCTCAAACAGCCTCATTTGATCTCACAACAACCCGACCTCCTCATGTG AGAGGTCTCCATCCAGGAGCCAATCCTTTTAGACGAGGAATACTACAAAGGGGAAACATGCCCACTCGCTCACCTCAGCAGCAACCTCGCATCGGCATTCGACTTCCAACCCCAACCCAATCGAGTGCCACGCCCCAGAATGCAAGCTCCTCTATACGGGCCCCAACCAGCCAGCCCTCTCCTCCTTGTCAACAAAGCAGCGTGGACACTGGAATGTCAAGTGGCCTGCAGGAGCAGGTAAAGTGTTTGGCCTCTGAGATTCGCAGTCTCGGGCTGGCTCTGAGAGTGATTGTGGAGCAGCAAGGCCGGctggagagagagcaaagccagCAGACACAGGTCCAGAAACAGATCCTCAGTACCTTGCAGGAGCTAGCATCAAAATTAGGCCCCTGCAACCTTCAGCACACTCCAGCGTCAACAATGCCCTCCTGCCCTTTCTCCTCAGCTTCCTTTAGCCAGACCACATTCACCACCAGCCAAAGCAGCTATTCTTCATGTAGTCAAGCGCAGCCAAGGTACAATGAAATCGATGGCTCTGGTCTTGAGAACATTGAGCAGTTTTCTCTGGATAGTCTCAGCTCGGCTACCATAAATGGCTTTCAGCCTTGTAGCACATCAGATACTCTATCCTttacccagacacacacaccaacattcACACAGTCACAGGCACAAACATATACACCAGATGTGCTTTcttacacacagtcacacacagacacatttacAGGGATGGACAACAAGTCAGTCTCTACCAGTACAGAGGGAACCTTTCAAACCAGCAGTTCTTCTGCTCAGTCCTCTGCTCAACCCATCTCTCCCCACGATGCCCAGCTAACTATCATCAAGGTGGAGAATGTTTAA